The following proteins are co-located in the Manihot esculenta cultivar AM560-2 chromosome 9, M.esculenta_v8, whole genome shotgun sequence genome:
- the LOC110623778 gene encoding protein NRT1/ PTR FAMILY 2.8, with product MENMIIASASSSFSFSSREAALGAPPPPLDSSPKKAAGGWRSVKYILGNESFEKLASMGLIANLTVYLQTQYNMDGLLVVNVFNVWSGSCNLTPLAGAFVSDAYLGRFRTLLCGSISSFLGTVIITLTAGINDWRPASCHGYVDCEQPHRWQLAILYVGLALLAIGAGGIRPCNIAFGADQFDTRTESGRAQLTSFFNWWYFSFTVALVLALTVVVYVQTNISWVVGYAIPAGCLFFSILVFLIGRHVYIMKKPQGSVFIEIFKVIVAAFKKRSLDLASGHSLYDPPLSGWDQGEAKLDRTDKFKFYDKAAVIADPSELNEEGKPRNSWRLCSVHQVEQLKLLVGVVPVWFTGIGCFITMDQMSTFGLMQAIQSNNSVGKFKIPPGWMGLSSMIALSIWIFIYEKIYLPAKRNSKKDKRLTMRQRINIGIVMAILCMLVAAGVEKKRRELALKNGSLVSPLHLLLLIPQFSLSGLIEAFSAVAIMEFFTTHLPESMRTIAGAIFFLSSSAASYLNTVLVNIVHHWTSKNGQTPWLGGHDLNKIRLENYFYLTAGLAVLNLLYFNLFSCRYLNISDVPGSSGQEESDLELKATA from the exons ATGGAAAACATGATcattgcttctgcttcttcttctttttctttttcttcgagGGAGGCAGCCCTTGGAGCTCCTCCTCCGCCACTTGATTCTTCTCCTAAGAAGGCTGCTGGAGGATGGAGATCCGTAAAATACATTCTGG GAAACGAGTCTTTCGAGAAGCTAGCTTCAATGGGTTTGATAGCCAATCTGACAGTGTATCTGCAAACCCAATACAATATGGATGGGCTTCTCGTGGTTAATGTATTCAATGTTTGGTCTGGTTCCTGTAATCTTACACCATTAGCTGGTGCTTTCGTATCTGATGCATATCTGGGCAGGTTTCGCACGCTTCTCTGCGGCTCCATATCATCTTTTCTG GGCACGGTGATTATCACTCTCACTGCAGGGATAAATGATTGGAGACCAGCAAGCTGCCATGGATATGTCGATTGCGAACAGCCTCACCGTTGGCAGCTTGCGATCCTCTATGTGGGTCTTGCACTGCTCGCCATTGGAGCAGGAGGTATTAGGCCATGCAACATTGCTTTTGGAGCTGATCAATTTGACACGAGGACAGAATCAGGAAGAGCCCAACTAACGAGcttcttcaactggtggtacttCTCTTTCACTGTAGCTCTTGTGCTAGCTCTTACAGTGGTTGTCTACGTTCAGACCAATATCAGTTGGGTTGTCGGTTACGCCATTCCAGCCGGTTGCCTGTTCTTCTCCATTTTAGTTTTCTTGATTGGCAGACACGTTTACATAATGAAGAAGCCGCAAGGAAGCGTCTTTATTGAGATTTTCAAAGTTATTGTAGCTGCCTTTAAAAAGCGGAGTCTTGATTTGGCTTCTGGGCATTCTCTTTATGATCCTCCATTGTCTGGATGGGACCAAGGGGAAGCAAAACTTGATCGCACTGATAAATTCAAGTTCTACGATAAGGCTGCTGTGATTGCTGATCCAAGCGAACTGAATGAAGAAGGCAAGCCCAGAAATTCTTGGAGATTATGCAGTGTTCATCAGGTGGAACAGCTAAAACTACTGGTAGGAGTAGTGCCAGTTTGGTTTACAGGAATTGGTTGCTTTATTACCATGGACCAAATGAGTACTTTTGGGTTGATGCAAGCAATTCAATCAAACAACTCCGTAGGAAAATTCAAAATCCCACCAGGCTGGATGGGCCTCAGTTCGATGATTGCCCTTTCAATCTGGATCTTCATTTATGAGAAAATTTACCTTCCAGCAAAAAGAAACTCAAAGAAAGACAAAAGATTGACAATGAGACAGAGAATCAACATTGGTATTGTAATGGCAATTCTATGCATGTTGGTAGCTGCAGGCGTTGAGAAGAAGCGCCGAGAATTGGCTTTGAAAAATGGCTCGCTCGTGTCACCTCTGCATCTTCTTTTGCTCATTCCACAGTTTTCCCTGTCGGGTTTGATCGAAGCATTCTCTGCAGTTGCTATTATGGAATTCTTCACCACTCATTTGCCAGAAAGCATGAGAACAATTGCTGGTGCAATTTTCTTTCTCAGTTCCTCTGCAGCCAGTTACTTGAACACGGTTCTTGTCAATATAGTTCATCATTGGACATCAAAGAATGGACAGACACCATGGTTGGGAGGCCATGATCTTAATAAGATTAGATTGGAAAATTATTTCTATCTTACTGCTGGTCTAGCAGTGTTGAATCTCCTATATTTCAATCTGTTTTCATGCCGTTACTTGAACATTTCTGATGTACCCGGATCATCAGGACAAGAGGAAAGTGACTTGGAACTGAAAGCAACTGCTTAA